The stretch of DNA TGTTTTCACTGTCTGCTGCTTGATTCTGTACAATTATCTCACTGTTTGTGTCATCGAGAACCTCACTTTGAGCAGTTGTGTGTAACTTATTAAGCCTCAAGTGATGTACTCTAACAAGGATACCACCATGTCTTACAAATACAACAGCCCCATCCTGACCAATAACTACCCCTGGTCCCTTCCACTCTGTACTGTCAGCTCGTTTGTAATAGACCTTGTCTCCTGTCTCATATTTTTCATCTGTGGATCTGAGCTGCTTACGTAACGCTCTCCTTATTCTCTCTGAACATTCAGCTTCAGTGAAAGCCTTCCTAGAAGCATGCAACACTGATATGTGTTGTCCTACCCTTGCACTAACAGTAGTGCCTTCGAGTGCAGGTAGTTTATCAATTAATACAGAGGGAAGGTTAGGGTTTTGACCAAATACCAGTTGATGTGGGCTATAACCATGAACACTGTGCATACAGTTCTTAGCCATAAGAGCCCAGTCTAGGGCAGTGTGCCAGTCACATCCATTTTCCCGTTTCACCTTCAGTAGGATGTCGGTGAGAGTCTGATTGTGTCTCTCCAACAGCCCGTTGCTCCAGGGACTGTATCCTGCTGTTGTCCTCGTCTCGATGTTGAAGTTTTCGGCCATGTCACGAAACTCTTCATTATTGAACTCTCCACCGTTGTCGCTGTACAAAATACGAGGAGGGCCGTGAACACTTATCCATGTGTGGATGAGGGCGTTGACCATTTCAGAGGCCTTCTTTGTCTTCACAATGCTTCCTGCACTGAACCGGGTGAATTGGTCGATCACATGTAGATACCACACTCCTGGCTCCAACTCATGCAGGTCCACCGCCACCGTCTCATTATATTCGGTAGCTAGAGGCAGACCAACAGCTGGCCTCGGCTTCGCTTTGCTGTATCTCTGACATATGTCACAATCATGCACTATTTGTTGCAAAATAGTGAGGCAGTCCTTGTCTTTATTACCCGAGCTTTGAATTAGCCTCTGCAGCCTGTCTGCAGATGCGTGGCCAAACTGTTTGTGTAGCTTGAGAAGGATTTTGCGCTTTTCGGCTGAAGACATGTTTTCTGTCACTGTCAGGACTTCATCTTCAGCTGTCGCTGCAAGTATCACGTCATCTTTCATTTGCTGTGTTGTGCTGTTTTTGTCTCTTATGTCCACACAGTAGTGTCCTGAGCTGGTGAACTCAAGAGGAATCTGCTGTTTAAACATCACTGCTCTGTCATTCTCCATATCTAAAACAGTTCCTGCCTTCTTCAGTGAGGACTTACTCAGCAGCAGTGGAATGTCAGCGTTGACCACTTCTGTCTCAATGTGACATTTTGTTTGTCCTATTTTGGCAGGTAGTTTCACTTTTCTGGTGGAATATACTAAGTTGCCATCTCCAAAACGAAATGGTCTTGAACTGGTGTTTTCTGTCCTCATCATTTTGTCTGTCTGCTCTTGACTGAGACAACTAACATAACTGTCAAGCCATTTCTCCCCACATACTGTACGAGTGCATGCCGTGTCTATGATGGCTGATCCCAGGGATTCAGTTATGAAAATCTCAGCGTCAGACATAGGGTCATTTGTCAACAACGTTATGTTAACTTCTTCTACATTTTCGTCTTCTGTTAGTCTTACTTGTTCGTTCTTCTTGTAAGGACAGTCCTTGGCCCAATGAAATGTGCTTTGACAAACGGCACATCTTGAACGCTTACCGAACTTATCCAATGGGTTGGTGCCCGGCAACGGTGTCCTTTCACTCTTCTGTTGAAACGTGTTCCGTCTTCCCTGTCCTTGTCGTTGTCGTTGTTCAGTGAAGAAAGCTGCATCTTGGTTTAGTTGAATCCCGTGCGACAAACCTGGCGCCGTTTTCGCTCCAAAAATCCGCTTGAGTGCCGACTTCATGGACGCAAACTTTAGGTCGGGGCACGCCGTTAGTGCAAGTTGTCTGTTTTTCTCATCGAGGCAGGCCGTGTCCAACAACTTGAAGGCTAACACAGCATCTGGAAGCGCCATGTCGTACTTTTTAATTCggttgtatcgctgctcaaagtcaaTTATGTAGTCTGCCATTGAAACGGAACTGTCTTTCATTAAACGATCAAACTGGTAATACGCTTCGTACGCGCGGTCCTTTTCTTCTTGCTGAAACACACCGTCCAGTTTTGCTAGTAATGTCGCCATACCAGTGTCTTTGTCCAAGTCGTCTGCTGGTATCTCCATAGCGATATCCTTGGCTCGTCCTTCCAGACCCAAAGCCACAGCAAGCGCCTGCTTCTTCTTGTCGAGTTCGGTAACTCGTGCCCATATGTTAACTTCATTTTTCCAACATTCATACGGCCTGGTTTCGTCAAACTTCGGCGGTACTCTGTAGTTCGCAGCCATCttcaaaccatcctctgctaccaatGTTGATATAGACTTAGTAGACACAACGTATATTAAGTATATTGAGTTTTATTCAGACACTGAGGCAGCCAACATGTCAACATAGTTCCCTCCATTTTGTGCCATATCCCAGCAGCCCCCACTGCCCCGCCTCCAGCATGAATAGCCGTAAAGGGGAACATAAAACTGTCGTAAAGTGTTCATTGGAGAACAACACACGTTAACACTTGGTACTGAAATAAAGATGACAAAAAAGAAAACCATGGTACGACCATAACTGCCGTAAAACAAGTAGACCGGAAGTGGCGTGGTCTTCCGGTACTGATCGGGTAGTGACAATGCTCAATGCTAAACAAAGTTGGCATCATACACATTttgaaggacattaaagacaatgTGAAAGTCTTTATTTACAATAAGAAAACATTGTAGGTGAAGGAGTGACGTCACTCAATGCCTTCTTGTTTGTCCTTGATGGCCACTCTGAAGCGCTCCTCCAGCAGGGACAACTCACTGATGAGGTCAGTGATGGCATTTGTGAAGGCTTCCTGTCAAAATAAAAAGTCTGATTGCAGCATGTTTGTGCGGGTGTGTGTGTTCCACTGTTACCTGTGGACTGTAGTCCGGTGTTGTCTGCACTCGGATGACAATCTTGTGTTCCAGAGGATGAGGAACTTTATAACCAGCAAAGAGAACCTGAGGATCTTTCAGCAGCTGTCTGTTCAAATCACACAGAAAATTATACAATTAGGGATGTAAACAATAGGAACAGTTCATATCAGTTATTAACGTGATAATGTGGAATGTGCTCAgaaaatacttacacacacactgaaatattttaacgaagtgttttttttttaaatactaaaatAAACAATATACTTTCTTAGGAAAAGAAACATTTGCGCCGCGCGGTTTATGCAAGTTGGCTGGCATGCATGACGTTAGCGGTCTTAATCCCACCCGACGTCCCGACCCGCCATCAAAACGTTTGGGAAGATGGGAGCATGTGTAAGGAGGTTATGACACTTATCATTTTTCAACACAAGGGGTCTGGAAATTTTTGACCCTCGGTCCGTTCCGTagtttggggaaatgtgtaaTGGCGTTCAGATACTGTTGAGCCACAGGCTCCAAAATGCTATCAGAACTGCACAAAGAAAGGGGGACCTGATGaaaatctcagatccaaagccatggcaagtcgttctctGGACAAGACAATTTTACCCTCAATCGCCGTGAGACAACATTATTGGAGCGAACGCTGCTGGTGCACATTGCTGCTTGGAGTGAGGAGAAGCTTCACGTCCgtgtttagattacagttaagtGCATTAATAACATGAACAAATGTATATTGATACTCAAACTGCTTTAGAAGGATGAAATACAAGCTGAGCAGAAACAAAGGCGGTAGAGAAGAAATCTAAAGTCACTTATGTGAGATTTTCTTCAAAACTTgtcaagtcttttctcataccaatcacacacgCCCGGTTGGCGGCCTCACAATAATAGTGCTACGCTTCACACCCGGTCCAACCGACAAAACAACGAAAAATCGTCTTACAATACGATCATGCTGTTTATAAATGTCATACatttttgacttttgtcgaggctggaactaaATTATTCATGTTTAGATTGATTCTTATGGGAAACCCTGTTTCACTATACAAAGTCTTGGGTTGGCGAACCATGatgaagaaccaattaagttcgtaaatcgaggttacaCTGTTGTATAACATTCATTGACCATCACACTAataaaaagttcaagttaaattaccactgatagtcacacacacacacactaggtgtggtggaattaccctctgcatttgacccatccccgtgttccaccccctgggaggtgaggggagcagtgagcagcagcggtggccgcgctcgagaatcattttggtgatttaacccccaattccaacccttgaggttgagtgccaagcagtgaggtaatgggtcccatttttaaagtctttggtatgactcggccgggttttgaactcacgacctaccgatctcagggcggacactaaccacaaggccactgagcaggcaatTAAGTTATAGCGTATTCATTTTTCCCAACACATTCCCTTCTTTCAAACAGCAAGTGAACTTAATGTAAACATGTACAAGTTATGGTGTGAATTAACTATCAGTAAAAGGCATGGATAAGAGGTAGTGTTAAATATAAGCTTTACTTCTGCCTACTGCTTTTCAGATATGTTGAAATGTGGCAATCAAACCACATAATGATAATGCTTCTTCATGTATATCGTtaaacagctgagataggctaccgcacccccagcgaccccgaaagggacaagcggtagacaatggatggattgatgtctGAAGCCTCCTCAGTGTCggtaggtaggttgtgagttcaaaccccggccgagtcataccaaagactatgaaaatgggacccattacttccctgcttggcactcagcatcaagggttggaattgggggttaaatcaccaaaatgattcccgagcgcggccaccactgcttttgctcactgctcccctcacctcccagggggtggaacaaggggatgggtcaaatgcagagggtaacttcaccacacctagtgtgtgtgtgactatcagtggtacttttactttaaatcaccaaaataattccagagcgcggccaccgctgctgctcactgcttccctcacctcccgggggggttGAACAAGgcggtgggtcaaatgcagatagtaatttcaccacacctagcgtgtgtgtgtgtgactatcagtggtactttaaatttaactGAAACAAATGAATCATAACCCTGACGACCAGATGGTAGTTATCTTGTTAGGTTAGCCTCTACTTACGCGCGGATGATGTTGCCCAATGTGTGGTCCTCCTTGTTCAGCGTGAATAGACACGAGTTGGGGACTTTGGTGTCTTTTGTGATTGTGATCTTCTTCTCCCCCTCAAACAACAGAAATGACTCAAAAGCTGGAGGAGCATTCATCTTTGTGGAGCGTGCTGGACACAACAAACCGAAGAGGAAGCGCGCCGACTACTACCGGTCATCTTTATTTCCGCCTCGCGTCCTCGTCGTCATCGCATGCGTGATTAGCGCCGTGCTGCGGGTCGGGGCGGTAGTGCATCAAACATGATCTTCGCTAGAATGGaaatatttaaacatgtttgtCGTTTTTCTACGGGTTTCACTTTTTCAGTCCGAAACAATGGTCCATTTTGAAGAATTACGAATATATTGGTCCTGGACAGAAAAGTAATTACGTCATAACATCGAAGCGTTCGGGGTTTTGTTACCCTAGTTCCGGGATAATGCTCCAGTCCAATCACAACACACGGCCCTCGTTAAAGAGGCTTGTTATTGGCTATCAGCGAAGGTTTGTATTTAAAAGTCAGTCGCTGATTGGCTCAAATTTTGAGTATCGGTCCGTTTAAACTGGGGGCGGCAGTAGGCTGATTTCAAATCAAGGACATAACATATTTTTCTTGTCTTATCTTTTGTGTCAGAGGGTGAGTATAGCAACACATTTTATTCGGTCTAAACGTACATTGCGTCTACTTTACCCGACACCAGgagcttttaatgtttttttatgtattgCGGCATTCTTGCCAGAACCAACACGCTAATACTTGTTAGCCGCCAGAGCTAAAGGAGTAACAACACGATGGAATGTCAAATTATTGAGGATTTGATCCTACAAATATCAGATTAAACTTTGAAGTAATGGTCTGTAAGTTATTAATGTGTGTAGAGTTGTTTAGTGTAACATTCACAGTCAGTAGTGATTGAATTTCCGCTACTAAAATGGCTCTTTTAGATTTTGTGTTGCATAAACTGATTGATTACCAAAATACGTGTAAAGTAATTTTATGAAGTACAAATATGACGTtttttattgttgtattaatgTGCTCAACATAGAGCAGACTGctacaaaatatataaaataaaactaaaaaacatcaacaaagaccCATCTCATGCAAAAGGATGTTATTGTGTGTGCTTGTACATTTCCCTCTATTTACAGGGAAACTGATTTTGTTTCCTGCAAATTTGTGTAGCAACCTGATCATGTGCggctttaacaaaaaaaacagacatgaaaagaagaaaaaaatgaccTATTCACTTTAAAGAGCGCGCTACTGTCTTTCACTTCAAAGAAATAACCATAACAACCCATCACTACCAGCCAGTATTAGTACAGTACAAGTACTGTAGTGAAACGGTCTCTAACGACACCGGTTTTCTTTATTACAAAGGCCTACTTGGAACAGTGATGGCATCCCAGAATGTGGACCCGGCCGCTGGAGCATCTGCGGCGGCGCTGAAGGGAAGCGAGGGCGGCATCACCCTCGCCAAAGGCTCGGTGACAAAACGGTGAGAAGCAAAACATGGACACAGTTGGTGGCCAAGTCTGTTTTAGTCATCGAAGATGCACCCTGTGATGTCAAGAGTCCCCTCATGTCCGTCCCTGCCAGTTCAGAGGTCGTAGGTCATGTGTCATTATTAACACTCTCCTGTTTGAGGGGGAGCCCATTTTATGTGTTTTTATTAGGGAAGGAACATATTGAGGTTAATAGTAATACTCTCTTTAACATCTGGACTGATTGTTGtgtatttcattttaaaatgtgtttttgttgtgtgcaGGCTGCAAAAGGAGCTGATGACTCTGATGGTGAGCGATTTTGATTGCATCTTTATCAAAAGGATATAATGTTCTTAAGCTAACCATTCCATTCTGTGTTTACTTATTGTGCTTGAAAGGATCCACACCAAAGTTtagaacatgtaacaatatatattGCGGTTTCAAAATCTTCTCAATAATGCTGCGACGCGTTACGATATCAAGCGAAAACTTGGTGAGTAGTCTGTTTCCTGGCACTTTTGGTTTGGCAAGTTTGAAAAAATCAATTTCATCGCCCAGAATACTCTGCACAGCATGGGACTGCAATGTGGGGGGGGTTGAGTGCCATAAAGGAGGGTGAAAGAAGAAGCAGGGGATGAATTGTATACCACTTTGTAGTACAGTACATAAGAAAGAATTGTTTCTTTTCAAAATCCTAATAATAACTGTTGccaacaaacaaaccctggcaaaAACATAACCTCTCTGTCTCGAGCATTCCAATCCAAAACTGACTCGGTGAAGGTGCACCGTGCCAAGGGAAAGTATTTGCTGCACACCGAAGCTACTAGGAACGTAACAAAATCTCatattattatcacggtattaaggccacggtacgatgTTATTGTGGCATATGTTTACGCCCCCACTTCCccacttaaataaaaaaaaaacactcacaaATAAATGACTTAAACATTCCATAATATGTAAAacgaagtggcaggaatgtttagagtAATTGagcacaaacataatgctaaaatgttctaatcatttagtactacaaacaagtatttttaGTGCACAGTATTGTGCGGTACCATCCTCTGTGTCTCTCAATTTTTACTTTCCGAGAAGTTAGTCTcaatggactttttttttaaacggttttgAAAATCAagcaatcgatcaatcaaagtttatttatatatcccttaatcacaagtgtctcaaagggctgcacaagccacaacgacatcctcagctcagatcccacatcaggtcaAGAAGAAACTCAAACCCAGTGGGATACATTGAGAGACCTTGGAGggtaccgcagatgtggggaccccggcCCTggtcgaccggtgcaatggacgtcaagtggatctagttaaaagtgtgagagtccagtccatagtggggccagcaggggatcgtcttgagtggagacaagtcagcagcgcatagacgtccccaactgatgcacagaggagtagTCCATCCCGGGTCCCAACGTTGAAGAGCTAGCGCCTCatatgtggtcacctgataacctctccacgcagaagAGGAGGGCAGctcagaaaagagacggcagatcaactggtctaaaagggggtctatttaaaggctagagtatacaaatgtgttttaagatgggacttaattaaatgcttctactgaggtagcatctctaactgttaccgggagggcattccagagtactggagcccaaatagaaaacgctttatagcccgcagacttttttggggggctctgggaatcactaataagccggagttctaagaatgcagatttctggccaggacatatggtacaatacaatcagcaagataggatggagctagaccgtttagtattttatacataagtagtaaaaccttagtcacatcttaagtgcacaggaggccagtgcaggtgagccagtataggcgtaatatgatcaaactttcttgttcttgtcaaaagtctagcagccacattttgtaccaactgcaatcttttaatgctagacatagggaggcccgaaaatacaTAATGGAAAATACAGTTTCTCTGAAAAGTTAACTCACATttgaacttttaataatgtaaatgcctCACAAATTGTCGTCTAATTTTGCTGGCTTCATCTTTTCTGGGTGATGGTAGCTTATTAAGTAGCTTCGGTGTGCAACAAGTGCTTTTGACTTGGAACACTTGACGAACACAGCGCGCTTTATTACCGCCGCCACAGAGGTTAggttttcgccagggtttgtttcTTTGTCAGCAACATAACTTAAAAAGTTATGAAtggattttgaaaaaaacaattcctcttaTCCACTATGAAGtagaacacacttcacttcctactTTCTCCTTCGCCCTACGTCTCAGGCCCCCCCCCCCTCGTTGCGGACCGCTGTAGTGCACAATCTCTTGGATTCTGAGAGATGTATGTTATTTTCAGAACCGTCAAAGTAAAagagccagaaaaaaactacacaccaagttttGGTGTGATGCGTCACGGcattaaaaatattttgaaatacCACAGTAAAATCGtcccgtggccttaataccgtgataatatcatactgtgagattttgatatcgttacatcccgaGTAACAAGCGTTATTACACAGACTGTAGTTACTAAGGGTGGACTGAGCTACAGTATTTGAATATTCATACCAAAGGTAGTAACATGTCCAAATACTGAATACAGTTGCCAAGTAAAGTTAAACAATTAGTTTTTGTTAGTGTATAGTGCAAGAAGACATTTTAATGACTATGTCGCTATTTGTAATTGTGAAGTCACCTGTGCTAATAATGCAGATGGCTGGTGATAAGGGGATCACGGCGTTTCCCGAATCGGAAAACCTCTTCAAATGGATCGCAACTATCAACGGCGCTGAGGGGACGGTACGAGACCTCTTTCTGGATTGCCTCTGTGTCCGTCAGGAGAAGCTGTCTACGCTCacgcttgtgtgtgcgtgtgtctcagGTGTACGAGGGTCTGTGGTACAAGTTGTCTCTGGAGTTCCCAGCCGGCTATCCCTACCAGGCTCCTCAAGTCCGCTTCTTGTCTACGTGTTTTCACCCCAACGTAAACGAGCAGGGCTACATCTGCCTGGACATCCTTAAGGACAAATGGTCGGCGCTCCTGGACGTCCGCTCAGTCCTGCTGTCCATCCAGAGCTTGCTCGGAGGTACCCGCTCGCTGAACAAGTTCCCAACGCTTTGTTTGGTCGGCCTGATGCAAGTTTTGTTTGGTCCTTTCAGAACCCAACACAGAAAGTCCGTTGAACACGACTGCTGCTGAGCTTTGGTCAAATCAAGAAGGTGAGAATCTGTTAGAAGATGCTGATGGGAGTTGTGCctcttaacatctttttcatatttattttccaGCCTACAAAGCTCATTTACGCTCAACCTTCCAGAAGTGAACTTGCcccactttttttattatttgtatgtcttctgtttgtacaatatatttgtttgtttgtttgccttTGCCGTTTCAATAAAGTTCCTAattcaaaaacacacaaaatcacATGCCTTGTTGTACCATAAGAGTTCAAACACTGTCATTCAAGAGAACTAAAAGGGCaccttcagttcagtttcagtttatttcgaacttgCATACagtacaatgtaattcatcacatatttccagttgtctcattacagcacgtccgaaaaggagtaggaagaagctgagcttacttaatcctactcctttacataccatagcaattttatcctattttcttgttctctgtaacataagagtgaacaaataaataatataccatagtaagtaaacaaatattaaatgcatAAATTATCTTAgtccaaataataaaaaaaagggttcaagatgttcataattcttgttctgtgtactttgtgaacacttgtagtttggacagtctcttaaactgaatcatattgctgctttgatttctttggttaatccattccataattccacatactgatatgctaaaggttttaagtgttgtacgtgcatacaaatattttaaattagattttcctctaagattatatttctcttttgttgagaagaattgttgtacattcttgggtagcaggttatagtttgctttgtacataattttagctgtttgcaaatgcaccaaatcgttgagtttcaatatttgtgatttaataaataaagggtttgtatgttctatatccaacattatgtgttaTTCTCATTGATCTTTTTTgcaacaccgttagtgaatgaagcgcacatttgtagttatttccccatatttctacacaaaaactctgatatggtaacactagtgagcactAAAGAATATGAaaggatttttggtccagaacatgttttgctttgttcattattgacgtgtgtcttgctactttatgttgtatattttttacatgagatttccaattgaTTTTATCATCAACCTTGGAGTTTTACCAACAGCCTCTCATTTGCTTCAAGTGATTCCAGAGGTAATACAGTACTGACTGTTACTTtagagcgggggtcggcaacctgcggttctagcgccgtcctagtggctccctggagctttttccaaaattcATGAAAAAGGAAAAAGATGGGGTgggatatatatccatccattttctaccgcttgtcccttttggggttgcggggtgtgctatttaaaaataaaaaaaagatttctgtagaacaaacatgacacaaaccttcctaattgctaGAAAGcccactttttaatgtttatgcttcactgatgagagtatttggcgagggcCGTTTTGTCCTATTTTCGGCGGCCTGTGAACGCACCATAGTTGAGTGGCCTGTGACGctgcagtttgtttacatcaggggtgtccgtTAGAATGATGGCGAGCTACCGGGCGATTGGGGAGGAGTAGACTTAAAAATCACTGATCATTAATCTACACGACGTCACTCGGTTGACATTCAAGAGAGAATCTTATGAGGTGACGCTGGCTGCTGTGAGCTTagtatgaagaagaaaaaaaacgaccGTCAGGAAGGAAAGAGGCActctttatttcaacagactctctccGTACTGACCGCGCAGTCcctgttttcacaataaaagtgctgctccatcctgcatgcgttaaaaaaaaaaaaggctcagtAAACTAGCTCATACAAGCTAGCGAGCTACGGAGTTAACCCCAATGTACCGCtggtaaagtgtataaaaacgagtatggcaGTTGGACAGATAAAAAGCTAAAATCAATCACTTTCATGTGGTGTTGGAAATATGACTTTTTCCCCCCTCCACAATTCAAAGTTGTGTATCTTAACAactactgtgaatcctgtctgattccaatcaatgcaagtcatcagaataaggtaatacaccaatttatattcttgtcttcatgaaagaagggAATATGCAcgtgttaaacatgtttgtatttttatcaaacacctttaacatgtgaacaaaaacatctatatatatactgtatatatgtgtatatatatatatattttctatatatatatatatatacatacatgtgtatacatacatatacagtatatgtacatatatacacgtatatgtacatatatatacgtatacatatatgtacatacacatatatgtatgtatatgtatatttacatatatatgtatgtatatacacatatactgtatgtatgtatatatatatatatatatactgtatatgtatatacatatacagtatatacaggtatctcattttgtccaccaaaagtttaatttctcaacgagctattgcaaggaatttagggatttcaccatctaatatcatcaaaaggttcagagaatctggagaaatcactgaacgtaagcaatgatattacggaccttcaatccctcgggcggtactgcattaaaaagtgacatcagtgtgtaaaggatatcaccacatgggctcaagaacacttcagaaaaccactgtcagtaactaaagtttgtcgctagatctgtaagtgcaagttataactcttactatgcaaagcaaaagccatttatcaacaacacccagaaacgccgccggcttcgctgggcccgagctcatctaagatggactgatgcaaagtgtaaaaaatgttttgtggtctgatgagtccatatttcaaattgtttttggaaactgtggacatcgcgtcctccggaacaaagaggaaaagaaccatccggattcttATAGGCGCaaggttcaaaagccagcatctgtgatggtatgggggtgtattagtgcccaagacatgggtaacttacacatctgtgaaggcaccattaatgctgaaaggtacatacaggttttggagcaacatatgttgccatccaagcaacgttatcatggacgcccctgcttatttcagccagacaatgcaaagccatgtgttacaacagcgtggcttcatagtaaaaaagtgcgggtactagactggcctgcctgtagtccagacctgtctcccattgaaaatgtgtggcgctttatgaagcctaaaataccacaactgttgaacaacttaagctgtaaatcaagcaagaatgggaaaaattccacctgaaaagcttcaaaaattggtctcctcagttcccaaattttttactgagtgttgttaaaaggaa from Entelurus aequoreus isolate RoL-2023_Sb linkage group LG01, RoL_Eaeq_v1.1, whole genome shotgun sequence encodes:
- the LOC133652058 gene encoding DNA-directed RNA polymerase II subunit RPB11-a → MNAPPAFESFLLFEGEKKITITKDTKVPNSCLFTLNKEDHTLGNIIRAQLLKDPQVLFAGYKVPHPLEHKIVIRVQTTPDYSPQEAFTNAITDLISELSLLEERFRVAIKDKQEGIE
- the LOC133652031 gene encoding uncharacterized protein LOC133652031, with amino-acid sequence MAANYRVPPKFDETRPYECWKNEVNIWARVTELDKKKQALAVALGLEGRAKDIAMEIPADDLDKDTGMATLLAKLDGVFQQEEKDRAYEAYYQFDRLMKDSSVSMADYIIDFEQRYNRIKKYDMALPDAVLAFKLLDTACLDEKNRQLALTACPDLKFASMKSALKRIFGAKTAPGLSHGIQLNQDAAFFTEQRQRQGQGRRNTFQQKSERTPLPGTNPLDKFGKRSRCAVCQSTFHWAKDCPYKKNEQVRLTEDENVEEVNITLLTNDPMSDAEIFITESLGSAIIDTACTRTVCGEKWLDSYVSCLSQEQTDKMMRTENTSSRPFRFGDGNLVYSTRKVKLPAKIGQTKCHIETEVVNADIPLLLSKSSLKKAGTVLDMENDRAVMFKQQIPLEFTSSGHYCVDIRDKNSTTQQMKDDVILAATAEDEVLTVTENMSSAEKRKILLKLHKQFGHASADRLQRLIQSSGNKDKDCLTILQQIVHDCDICQRYSKAKPRPAVGLPLATEYNETVAVDLHELEPGVWYLHVIDQFTRFSAGSIVKTKKASEMVNALIHTWISVHGPPRILYSDNGGEFNNEEFRDMAENFNIETRTTAGYSPWSNGLLERHNQTLTDILLK
- the LOC133652051 gene encoding ubiquitin-conjugating enzyme E2 C-like — its product is MASQNVDPAAGASAAALKGSEGGITLAKGSVTKRLQKELMTLMMAGDKGITAFPESENLFKWIATINGAEGTVYEGLWYKLSLEFPAGYPYQAPQVRFLSTCFHPNVNEQGYICLDILKDKWSALLDVRSVLLSIQSLLGEPNTESPLNTTAAELWSNQEAYKAHLRSTFQK